The Phalacrocorax aristotelis chromosome 2, bGulAri2.1, whole genome shotgun sequence region ACCGGGACAGCGACACGGGCCCCCCCAGACGCCCATCGCCGGggtcccccatccccacccctccGGCCTAGACGGGCCCCGCGGTGCCCGgcccgcgccgcgccccgcccggccccggcccccggccctACATGGCGCTCGCGGCCGCGCTGGGacccgccgccggcccggccgCTCAGCACCGCCCGGACACCGAGTCCGCCATCTTCCCGACAGCCCCCGGAGGGCCGGCGGacgccgcggccccgcccctcgcGCGGCCCACACTTCCGGGGGCGGTGCCGGGCGCGGGAGCTCCGGCTGTGCGCGGAGTGCCATCTCTCAAGGGCCGCTACCCACCCTCCAATGAGCGAGCGCCTCGCGAAGGGGCGGGGCGGCTCTACTAGCGCAGGCGCTCTGCGGCCCTGCGGAACGCGTGGCCCGAGGCACAGGccccgcccttcccaccccggggccccgcccctcccgccgtCCCGGCCCACCCGCCGCGCAGCAGAGGCGGGAGGCCGCGACCGTTCACAGTTCTTTAATCGTAACAGAGCGGCGGGGCTCACGTCCCTGTCCACCCCCAGGAAGGGGCTGGCAGCCGGACGCCCGCCACCACGGAAGGCAGCCCTCGCCCCGGGGGAGCAGCCACCGTCCCACGCAGGAGCGGCGTGCAGGGGGGCCACAGGAGCTCCCACACGCGGTGCTGGCCGGCCGCAGGGCACAGGAGCAACGTGCGGGACGGGACAGCCAGGCAGATGCTGTGTGCTAGGCTGGGGGCACCGGaaccccccgccccctccccaccccgccaAGGTCGTGCAGCACCGGCTCCTGCAGCGAcctggctccagctgcagctgccccgCATCGGGCCATGGCCTGTGGGTACGCTGCCTGCCAATGGCTTGGATGCCAGCTCCCGCAgggcccccagccctgcagcccccaggggACAGAGTCCGCAGCCCAGACCCCCCAGGTTCAGGTGCGGCAGGCAGATTCCACCCGGGACTGAGTTTATTCCGGGCGCAGTGGCTCCTAGTGGGGCACGGGGCCGTGCTATCTGCGGTACATGGTGAAGGCCATGAAGCTGAAGAGGAGGGTGAGGCCAGCCAGGAAGGTGGTCGCGGTGGCGGTAAAGACGTGGCGGTACTGCAGCTGGAAGTACCAGAGCACGGCCAGCATCAGCACGAAGAGCGGCAGCATGAGGCTGCCCACGTTGAGGGCAGCATGCACGGGGTCGGCAGAGGCGTGGGGGCCGGCGGGCGCCGGGCccgggctgtgctgggagatgtgGCAGTGCAGGACGCTGTTGTGGGAGAGGTGCAGGGCGGCCAGGCTCTGGGTGTCATCTCTTAGCAGCTGGCCCTGGTAGATCAGCCGCACTTGCTGCTCCTGTCCGGGGAAATaggccctggggtgggggacaaGGAGGGAAACATCACGGTCCAGCCAGGGCAGTGTCCCCTCCATCCACTCCCCGAGAGCGGGCTGCAAACACACCCACCCTGACCACCCACTtcaccagcagctgcacaggGTGTTACCAGCAGCAAAGGCATCTGCCAGGAGGGGCTGCTCAAGGGCCCCGCCAGGGACGGGCATCTGTACCTGCACAAGGGCAGaaacagcagctcccagctgctccaGTGAGGGAAGGAGCCGCTGGAGCCCGGGGCCTCCCCCAGCCGGGACAACCCCGGGCGGTGCCGAGGGAGAACCGGCCTGCCCCACCCCTCACCTCTTCAGGGCCCCGACGGTGTCGCCGGGGCGCACCCGGGCAAGGCGCTCCGTGTCGTTGAGGAACTTCAGCCGCAGCACCATGGTGGACTCGCCGGAGCCGCCGTCCCCGTCGCTGAGGGGGGCCTGCGCCGGTGAGGGCGCGGGTGTGGGTGCGGGGCCGGCCCGgggccgcagccccgccgccagcccgcccgccCCATCGGGGCccgtcccggccgccgccgccggggccttGCTCTCGGCGGGGGCCGGAGCAGTGCTCGGGCCCTCCTCGGGCAGCGGCGCGGCagcgcggggcggcgcggcgggctcGGGGGCGCGGGTAGAGGCCCAAGCCAGCCCCAGAACCACGGCCGCCAGCAACAGCGCGAAGAGCACGGTCACCTCATCGCCAACGCCCTCGATCAGcgccatggcggcggcggccggagcGGCTACCGCCCGGcgggcagggagctgggccgTCAGCCCGCCGGGCCGCAGGCCACCGGAGCCGCGGCCGGCCCTGGCCCCGCACCTGCCGCCATCGCGCCGCTTCCGCTTCGCCGCGAGGCacgccgggagctgtagtcccgCTCTGTGCATGCGCGGAGGCGCACAGCGGGACTACACTTCCCGGCGTGCCCCGCGGTAGACCGGGCCTGCGCCGTCTCGTCCGGCAGCTGTTCCCGCGGCCGCCATGATCCCTAAGGGCAGGGCTCGGCCGTGAGCCTCGGGAGGATGGCGGCGGTGGGGCTGGGGTCGGccccgggagggagggaggtgaccGGGTGTTGGCACTGGTGCGGTAGCGCTCGACAAGGCCTGGGCGAGAAGGGTTGCTGTCGGGGGCAACGGCAGCGAACAGCGGTGAGCTAGGACAGCTGCCCGGCCGCCCCGGGGCTGGCCAGCCGTTGGAGCATGTcgagggcattgtccaaatgcctcttaagcACTGACAGGTTCGGGGCACCGAGCGCCTCTCctggaagcctgttccagggttgGAGCCCTCTCCCGGTAAAGGAACGCTTCCTCGTGTGGAGCCGTACCTTCCCCGGCGTAGCtttcctgtccctgcagcccaggagggACCCGCGCCTCCCCCTGCCCGTCCCCGCgagaggctgcagagagccGTGGGGTCGCCCCTCGGCCTCCTGTTCTCCAAAGGAGACCAACCCAGAGCCCTCGGCCTCCTCGGGGGCCCTCCAGCCCCgccaccagctttgttgccctctgGACACCGTCACATCCTTCTCAGGTGGTGGCCCCAGCATTGCTCCCGGTGAGGCCGCCCCGTCGCCGAGGCCAGTGGGACGATCCCCTCTCCTGACCTCTGGCTTTGCTCTCTTTGAGGCCCCCCAGGGTGCGGTTTGGCCCCTCGGCTGCCAGGGCATGGCGCTGGCCCCTGTCAAGCCTGCTGccgaccagcacccccaggtcccgTTCTGTGGGGCCGCCCTCCAGccgctcctctcccagtttacAGGACGTCTTTGGAAACCTTTAGCAGGtccagagggggcacagaagtgctccgagggctggggcacctctcctgtgaggagcggctgagggggctggtggggtttagcctggagaagagggggctgaggggagacctccttgctctctgcagctgcctgagaggggctggagtgaggggggggctggtctctgctcccaagtcaccagggacaggacgagagggaacggcctcaagctgcgccaggggaggtttaggtcgGGTGcgaggggaaatgtcttccctgccagaggggtcaggggttggcacaggctgcccagggaggtgggggagtcaccgtccctggggagttcaaaaaaacatgcagacgtggcacttcagggcatgacttaggaggcctgggggtgttgggctggtggttggacttgatgatcctagaggtcttttccaacttaaatgattctatggttctatggtccctggaaacgttcaaggtcaggttgaacGGGGCTCTAAGCAGCCTGATCCacttgaagatgtccctgctcactgcaggggggatggactagatgacctttaaatgtcccttccaacccaaactctTCTAGGACGATTCTATGAAACCCTCCACATGAAATTTCTTGCACAACTGAAGGAGCATGAAGTCATCAGTTCTGCCtaagagcaaaaatatttttatcattcaATCAATATCCTGTTCTTTGctttatatatagaaaaatgTTGAAGGGTCTAGAGGAcaagtcctatgaggagcagctgagggagctgggggggtttagcctggagaagagggggctgaggggagcccttctcgctctctgcagctgcctgagaggggctggagtgagaggggggttggtctctgctcccaagtcaccagggacagggcgagagggaacggcctcaggctgcgccaggggaggtttaggtcgggtgtgagggaaatgccttccctgccagaggggtcaggggttggcacaggctgcccagagaggtgggggagtcaccgtccctggggggttcaaaaaaacatgcagacgtggcacttcagggcatgatttaggaggcctgggggtgttgggttggcagttggacttgatgatcttaaaagtcttttccaagcaaaacgattctatgattctaaacggttctgtgattctaaaacAAGGTGGGCAATTGGTGAAGGACAGCAAATTCCGCAGGCAGAGCCCATCACCGCCGTGCTCTAGTGAAAGCCAGGTCTCTGGCAGGGATTAAGCAGATCATGCAGCGCAGAGATAACACGGGGGAATGGGACAAGCTGCAGTCTAAAACTGACCGAGTTCCAGGGATCCTTTGGGGGGGCTGTCATTTCCCACATGCATTTAAATCTACCTGCAGGCTTCATGAAGAAGGAAGGTGTGAAAAgtagatgaaaaaaattgtgtggAGTAGTTTTTGTCTCCAACTTGGTTTTGATATTCAAAgacatttcaaataatttatcCTAAAATCTCTCTTAACTGATTAGTATCTGGTATTAAACCTTAATGCTGGAGGCTCAGCTTCCCTGTGTTCCTGAAAAGCATTTAGATAATTGTGAATGTGGTCAGAAATAGCTGCATCAAAATTTACCTATTTTTAGGTGAAAAGGCTTGTACCAGCAAAATGTGATAGCGGAGGGGAGacttttggaaggaaaaaacctgcaGCGCCCACAAAGGAATGAAGGTGGAAGGGAGATCTTTGGATGACAATGTCCCTTTTCCCCAGGGCATCACCTCCAAGGGTCCATCACTTCGATGCCTCAAGACATCTCCTATAATAAAATCAGGAGGAACCTGCTCACGGCAGCAGCACGCACGCTGCAGCATCCTTCCTGCCACCGTGCATCTGAGAGTGGCAGCGGTTCCAGGGAGCTGGTGGCTCTGAGGAATTCACTGTTTTCCCTGCCGGGCCCCTGTGTCCAAAATGCCTCCAGGTCGGAGGGACAGGCTGGGTCATGGAGCTGGGTCGTGGGGCTGGGTGAGGGTGGGCCAGGCCTCCTGGCTCCAGCCCCCATTTAAATCCTGGTTCAGGCCAGCGTGGGGCCTGCGGTGGTCATTCTCTCAGCTGCCTCCTTCAGTCCTGATCTGCGTTCTTCATCGCTGTTTTCAGCTTATCATTAGACTGCAGCAATGCAGATTGATGAGATGTGTGACAGGAGAGCTTAAGGCTCCAGGCAGTGCAATTTTGACATTAGCATTAGCAGGAGGCACTGCAAACgtaagatttattttctgtgtacagctGCCTTGCGGAACTCAAGAGCAGAACTCGTCCTGGAATCGCAGGGAGCGAAATCTTTAATGACCTGCAGATAGCACCGAGAGAGCTGAAAAGTGGGGCTGCCAAAGCAGAGCTCTCGCATGCACAGCgaaatttaaaaataggctGCTGCTGGCGTTCTGGCTTGCCCGTCATTCCTGGAAGCCCACAGGGAGGATGCTCTCCAGCAGAGGAGAGACGCAGTCCCTTGACGTAACTTGCCTCAGCATCTACACCGCAGAGTGGAAAGTTGCGGATGCAGTCATTTTGCACCGGAGCATCCCGGATCGTTGTCTGTGTCTTTTCCAGCTCCgggtctgtgctgggtgctggctcctctctcctctccccagagcGGTGGGGGCAGGGGGCACACGCCCCCTCGCCTGTGGTGCTGCTACCCCAGCGGGACCAAGGAGTCCCTTAAGCTTAGCGTCGTCATCACCTTCAGCGAAGCTCAGCGCGTGTGGGAGTGGAGACACGGGAGAGATGAACGCCTCTGCAGATGAAACTGCTCTTCAGAAGCTCCCACCGCGAGCGAGGTGTCAGCCCCAGTCAGAGACGTGGAGACGTGTTGTGGGGAAAGCGGTTGGGCCAGAAAAAAGAGCTTGAGGTGGGGGCGCGGGGAGCTGGggatgcagagctgcagcatcACTAGGCGAGGCTGAGCTCTGCGTTTCCAAAGGACTGCAGAGAACCAGGCCATGAAACACCCCGTCACAAGCCAGGGGTCTGTGACAAGATCCCAAGAAGCCGCCCCTGCACACCGCAGCACCGTGGCACAGCGCTGTCCCTCGCGGGCAAGGGCCAAGGAGGgtccccagcactgcctgctgaGGGGCCGGATGAGATGGGCAGCCACCAGCCGAGCCGGCAGTCCCGGCAGCACACAGGCTGATGGGTGGGCCAGGGTGACCCCCCTCCAAGGTGCCATGGAGGCGATGGGGCGCTGCTCTCCCACAGCACTGAGCCATGAGCGTGGTGCAGGGGGCAGAGGCAAGAGGCTGGTGAGGAAGAGCTTCTGCTTCCCTGAGTCGCTGAGGCTGATGCAGAAAGTGCTGGGCAAAGCTAGGGTCCACACCTGGCGGGTGTCCCATGGTGACTCGGGAGAAAAAAGGGATGAGGCTGGGGCCGGGTGGCTGCAGAGGGGACCTCGGTGCTGACCAGAGACTGGcccagagggagagagaaagctgGGCACGGAGGTGGTTGGAGAGGGAGGATGGCCTGGGTATCACCACCCGAACTACAAAAACTGTTCCccaatttttttcagagctgctgctcgCACCAGCCTCGCGCAGAAACCGGCACTCAGAcgaagcagccctgcagaccTGCCCGGTCGCGGTCGCTGCGGTCATCGAGTGGCCCTGGACCTCCAGTGGCTGCAGAGCCAGCCTGTCCCCGGTCACTGGTGACCGCAGCCGACAACTGGTGTCACTGCTCCCGTGACGGGAAAGGGGCAGAGGGCGGCTGTACAGATGCAAAGGACATGGATGGGGACGTGTGCTTGTACCAAGAGGAAGCAGGACCCACGTTATTCTGAGCTGAATAAATCGCTGAATAAAAGGCAAAGCTTTGAGGGCAGCAGAGCACCCgctgagaaagacaagaaaaaacacagtgaGGAATCAAAATTTATTATTAGCTGctagtaaattatttaaataagctGCAGTTAGCAGGGAGTGATGACCTGAGGTTCTTCTCTGGGACACCAAAGCCCTGGATGCCAGAGCTCGCAGAGGCATTTCTGAGAAACCGTCCTGGGGAGGTGCAGTCATGGAACAAGAGCGGGGCTGTTTTGAGAAGCTCCCGGCGAGAGCAACGGGTTCCTGAGGAGCCCACCTCGCCTCCCCACCAGCGCGGGGCTGGCAGAGCCGTCCCTCAGCTCCCACCTCCTGGCTGGCTCTCCAGAGGGCAGAGAAGGGAACCCAGCTCCAGCCAGAGGCCACCCCCTTCCCGGGCTCTGCTCCCCGGCCGCCAGCCCCCGCCAGGCCTGGGGTGCTGGCCACCACACCCCCATGCTGGGTTTTGCGGCAGCTTGACAGTGCTAGTTTTCCTCGTGGGAAGGCAAATCTGTCAGTAGCTGTGCTGGTGATCTCGCCTCGGCGGGTTTTGGTGGCCAGGCTGCGGTGGCTGCCATAGCTCGTGATGCTCTGGGGCTTTACTGACCCAACGCCTACAGGTCCTATAGGACAGGGAACTGAGATTTTGCCGCTCCTTGGCTACGGggcaccagcagcagaaaaCCAATTGGGCATCTTTCCTCTGTGTAATAACCTTAAAGTACCACCCGCGGTTCTGTCCTGCCGCCAGGTGGGTGAGGGTGGACCCCTGCCCAGGGGATTTCTAGAACCGGAGCCGGAGGCCAGACATGCGACACAACACAAAGCGTAAACATggtctgaagagaaaaagagaataagGAAACAAATAATCTCATAATCTTGGTAGTTCcatttaatactttaaaaacttAAGCCCTTTACTTAGAGATTCTATGGCGCAGTTTTTAGAACAAAGTTTTTAGACAGCCAGAGAGCTGGCGAGACCTTGTAGAGCAGGCAGCGCATAGGGGTCACCCAGGAAGAGGCAACGAGCGTTGAGCAGGAGCTGTTGGCAAAGGGGACGTATGGAGAGGGAGAGCGATGCAGAGCAAGTCAAGCCCCGGTACACAACGTTTGCAAGAGTCTCTGGGAACTGGAAGGTGGGAAGAAATCACTTAAGCTTGATGCGCACATCAGGGGGAGTAGAAGGAAGGATTTTAGCAACGATGATTCAGCTAAAGGCGCAGGTAAAGGACGCAGCTGGAGGTAAGGCAAAGCAAGTCTCCAGGAGTGGAGAAGAGGCTGCTGCAAAAATGGAAGTGAAGATCCCAGGGATGTAAGAGTGCTGGACGCAAGCAtgcaaaagaagcagcagatttaaaaaatacatacactGTGTGGGAAGCAGAAACAGGATTTATAACTTCCAGGATGTAGAAAATAAGCCACGGCTGAACGAAATAATTTGAGTGGTTATGACTATTcagatttaatgcattttatcCAGCGGTTAATCACCCTCACCGATAAAATTTTGTGTCTAATTTTCAATGTGGATTTGTCTGGTTTCAGCTTCCAGAGATTGAGTCTTTTTATATCTTTCCTGGCTCGATTAAAGAGCCATTTAATATTTCCCTATGAAAATACTTCTACAGTGTAATCAAGTCACCCCTCAATCTTCTTTTGGATAAGCTGAACAGATTGTGCTCTTTAAATCTTCTGCTGTAAGGCACTTGCTCTAGCCCTCAAATCATTCTGCGTGGGTCTTCTCAGAATCTCCTTGATTTTTCAATATTCTTCTAAAATATCATTAATATACAGTGATGCCCAGTTCCAGAGTGCTGCCGCTCCAGCGCGGTACAGAGGCGAGATCACCCCGTCCCCTGCCCGGCGCTGCCCGTGCCCCTCGGGGGACTGGCCCAGTGCCCCCCACCCGGGGCCGGGAGCTCGCCTCCGCCATCCGGCGCCCGCGGCGTGCCTGCTCCGAGCCCGCCGTGCCCACCACGCTGTCTCTGCTCCCGCTAGGGGTGGACGGGGTGCACGGGGGAGAGCTGCTCGCAGGCTGCAGGGCATCACCCGGGCGGGCAGGCGCCAGGTCCCAGCACCCAGTGCTGCTCTGGGTGCCACACGGTTGGGGGGAGGTCGGCCCCGAGGCAGAAACCTGCCCCTTTCCCCTCTAGCGGGGCTGCCCACGGGAGCAAGGGGGTCTCTGGGGTCAGCGGGGGGTCCAGAACCACAGAGGGTGCAGTGAcccttccctgcagctctgccctctcccagcACGGGGGAATGTGCTGAGGAGCCCGGACCTGTGTGGGGCTGCGCTGGGGATCCCCACGGCAAGACCCAACACCTGCGCTCGCCTTGCACATCCAGTCTTCCAGACAGCTAGCCGCCTGCCCTGCGGCCATCCTGCCTGTCCCGCGGCCGCCTGC contains the following coding sequences:
- the TMUB1 gene encoding transmembrane and ubiquitin-like domain-containing protein 1, yielding MALIEGVGDEVTVLFALLLAAVVLGLAWASTRAPEPAAPPRAAAPLPEEGPSTAPAPAESKAPAAAAGTGPDGAGGLAAGLRPRAGPAPTPAPSPAQAPLSDGDGGSGESTMVLRLKFLNDTERLARVRPGDTVGALKRAYFPGQEQQVRLIYQGQLLRDDTQSLAALHLSHNSVLHCHISQHSPGPAPAGPHASADPVHAALNVGSLMLPLFVLMLAVLWYFQLQYRHVFTATATTFLAGLTLLFSFMAFTMYRR